The following proteins are encoded in a genomic region of Methylibium petroleiphilum PM1:
- a CDS encoding pseudouridine synthase: MRISQVLFSQGFGTRRDCAGLIHAGAVEVAGRVVDDPDEELPTEDLVFSVQGRAWPFHDKALVLLHKPTHYECSQKPRHHPGVLSLLPTPLRVRGLQPVGRLDEDTTGALLLTDDGTLIHRLTSPKHHVPKVYEITAKHALADEQIARLTEGVVLDDDPQPVRAAAAERTGEFTLRLTLTEGKYHQVKRMLAAVGNRCEALHRSRIGALALDDLPVGQWRWVGPDERARLLQK; this comes from the coding sequence ATGCGCATCTCGCAGGTGTTGTTCTCCCAGGGTTTCGGCACCCGGCGCGACTGCGCCGGGCTCATCCACGCAGGCGCCGTCGAGGTGGCCGGGCGCGTGGTCGACGACCCCGACGAGGAGCTGCCGACCGAGGACCTGGTGTTCAGCGTGCAGGGCCGGGCCTGGCCCTTCCACGACAAGGCGCTGGTGCTGCTGCACAAGCCCACCCACTACGAGTGCTCGCAGAAACCGCGCCACCATCCCGGCGTGCTCTCGCTGCTGCCGACGCCGCTGCGCGTGCGCGGTCTGCAGCCGGTCGGAAGGCTCGACGAAGACACCACCGGCGCGTTGCTGCTCACCGACGACGGCACGCTCATCCACCGGCTCACATCACCCAAGCACCACGTGCCCAAGGTCTACGAGATCACGGCCAAGCATGCGCTGGCCGACGAGCAGATCGCCCGCCTGACCGAGGGCGTGGTGCTCGACGACGATCCCCAGCCGGTGCGCGCGGCCGCGGCCGAACGCACCGGCGAATTCACGCTGCGCCTCACGCTGACCGAAGGCAAGTACCACCAGGTCAAGCGCATGCTGGCGGCGGTAGGCAACCGCTGCGAGGCGCTGCACCGCAGCCGCATCGGCGCGCTGGCCCTGGACGACCTCCCGGTCGGCCAGTGGCGCTGGGTCGGCCCGGACGAGCGGGCCCGGCTGCTGCAGAAGTAG
- a CDS encoding response regulator encodes MIRVMLVDDHALVRMGFRMLLANADIEVVAEAETGEEACLAVPKARPDVVVMDLSMPGMGGLEAVRRLLAQDPKLKLLVLSAHEDTAHPQRVLRAGALGYLAKRSAPEALIAAVTAVARGERYVDAQTAQRLAVAQIDGETSPADMLSEREFSVFIQLARGMTVAQIAETLKLSPSTVGTHLYHIKQKLNASNQSEITLVALRWGLIQA; translated from the coding sequence ATGATCCGCGTGATGCTGGTCGACGACCATGCGCTGGTGCGCATGGGCTTTCGCATGCTGCTGGCCAATGCCGACATCGAGGTGGTGGCCGAGGCCGAGACCGGCGAGGAAGCCTGTCTGGCGGTGCCCAAGGCGCGACCCGACGTGGTGGTGATGGACCTGTCGATGCCCGGCATGGGCGGGCTGGAAGCGGTGCGGCGGCTGCTGGCCCAGGACCCGAAGCTCAAGCTGCTGGTGCTGTCGGCCCACGAGGACACCGCACATCCGCAGCGCGTGCTGCGCGCCGGCGCGCTGGGCTACTTGGCCAAGCGCAGCGCGCCCGAGGCGTTGATCGCTGCCGTGACGGCCGTCGCGCGTGGCGAGCGCTACGTGGACGCCCAGACCGCGCAGCGCCTGGCGGTGGCACAGATCGACGGCGAGACCAGCCCGGCCGACATGCTGAGCGAGCGCGAGTTCTCGGTCTTCATCCAGCTCGCGCGCGGCATGACGGTGGCGCAGATCGCCGAGACGCTGAAGCTCTCGCCCAGCACCGTCGGCACGCACCTGTACCACATCAAGCAGAAGCTCAACGCCAGCAACCAGAGCGAGATCACGCTGGTGGCGCTGCGCTGGGGACTGATCCAGGCTTGA
- a CDS encoding ATP-binding protein — translation MSLRLKIHLIVGVLVALCLVAVMALQVKSARDAIREEIEAANRVAAQLLQRTLWLQAARGTPAMIGYLQGVGRVRANDITLLDGKGELVYQSPPSPYKSGRDAPDWFVDFMAPPLEPQKMDFPDGTLVVRADPSRAALDAWDQFAVLGLAALGVLAVLNLVVFWVVGRTVEPFGQIVAALNRIEAGQLDVTLPRLPGTEAAAIGAAFNRMVVGVSERIEAERRAAQAEHELSDRRDLARWIDRHLEQERRLIARELHDELGQSVTGMRSLALSVAQRVAIADPEAARAAQVIADESSRLYDAMHGLIPRLAPLVLDVFGLADALRDLVERTRVSQPQASVELHIDLGDVQLGSEATLALYRAAQEGLTNALRHGQARQLSVSLHAESEGAELQVDDDGQGLAPDWREKARQDGGHYGLRWLAERVEALGGVLRIDNRSPRGVALRVWLPFTAAEPA, via the coding sequence ATGAGTCTGCGCTTGAAGATCCACCTGATCGTCGGTGTGCTGGTGGCGCTGTGCCTGGTGGCCGTCATGGCGCTGCAGGTCAAGAGCGCGCGCGACGCGATCCGGGAGGAGATCGAGGCCGCCAACCGCGTGGCCGCGCAGTTGCTGCAGCGCACGCTGTGGCTGCAGGCGGCGCGCGGCACGCCGGCGATGATCGGCTACCTGCAGGGGGTGGGCCGCGTGCGGGCGAACGACATCACGCTGCTCGACGGCAAGGGCGAACTGGTCTACCAGTCGCCGCCGTCGCCCTACAAGTCGGGCCGAGATGCGCCCGACTGGTTCGTCGATTTCATGGCGCCGCCGCTGGAGCCGCAGAAGATGGATTTCCCCGACGGCACGCTGGTGGTGCGGGCCGACCCCTCGCGCGCGGCGCTCGATGCCTGGGACCAGTTCGCGGTGCTGGGGTTGGCCGCGCTGGGCGTGTTGGCGGTTCTCAACCTGGTGGTGTTCTGGGTGGTCGGCCGCACGGTCGAGCCGTTCGGGCAGATCGTCGCGGCGCTCAACCGCATCGAGGCCGGGCAGCTCGACGTCACGCTGCCGCGCCTGCCGGGCACCGAGGCGGCTGCCATCGGCGCCGCCTTCAACCGCATGGTGGTGGGCGTCAGCGAGCGCATCGAGGCCGAGCGCCGGGCCGCGCAGGCCGAGCACGAGCTGTCCGACCGCCGCGACCTGGCACGCTGGATCGACCGCCACCTGGAGCAGGAACGCCGCCTGATCGCTCGTGAGCTGCACGACGAACTGGGCCAGTCGGTGACCGGCATGCGCAGCCTGGCGCTGTCGGTGGCGCAGCGTGTCGCCATCGCCGACCCCGAGGCCGCGCGCGCCGCGCAGGTGATCGCCGACGAAAGCTCGCGCCTCTACGATGCGATGCACGGCCTGATCCCGCGGCTGGCGCCGCTGGTGCTCGACGTCTTCGGGCTGGCCGATGCGCTGCGCGACCTGGTCGAGCGCACCCGGGTCAGCCAGCCGCAGGCCAGCGTCGAACTGCACATCGACCTGGGCGACGTGCAGCTGGGCAGCGAAGCGACGCTGGCGCTGTACCGTGCGGCCCAGGAGGGGTTGACCAACGCGCTGCGCCACGGCCAGGCCAGGCAGCTGAGCGTCAGCCTGCATGCCGAGTCCGAAGGCGCCGAGCTGCAGGTCGACGACGACGGCCAGGGCCTTGCGCCCGACTGGCGCGAGAAGGCGCGGCAGGACGGCGGCCACTACGGCCTGCGCTGGCTGGCCGAGCGCGTGGAGGCGCTGGGCGGTGTGCTGCGCATCGACAACCGCAGCCCGCGCGGTGTCGCCCTGCGGGTGTGGTTGCCGTTCACCGCGGCGGAGCCGGCGTGA
- the pqqA gene encoding pyrroloquinoline quinone precursor peptide PqqA has translation MQWQKPQATDLRYGFEITMYISNR, from the coding sequence ATGCAATGGCAAAAGCCCCAAGCGACCGACCTGCGTTACGGCTTCGAGATCACGATGTACATCTCGAACCGTTGA
- a CDS encoding bifunctional riboflavin kinase/FAD synthetase, which yields MQVFRGLHHILLADGGASAVTVGNFDGVHRGHQAMLALLKSEAEHRDLLSTVLTFEPHPRDFFAARAGTPAKAPARIATLRDKLGELARCGVQRVVVLRFDQTFADQSPQAFIDDVLLRGVKARYVLVGDDFCFGAKRAGDYAMLDAAGERQGFDVARMMSYEVHGLRVSSSAVREALGAGDMALVTRLLGRPYSISGHVTHGRKLGRELGAGPDGGDGFRTLNLRFPHPKPAAHGIYVVRTHGLTAEPLDGVASLGARPTVDDSGRVLLEVHCLDWPAHLGAEGGYGKLVRVELLHKLRDEARYDGLAALTAAIAQDVSQARQWLTSSPHAAHAAERRQTTRDRIQGR from the coding sequence ATGCAAGTGTTCCGAGGTCTGCACCACATCCTGCTGGCCGATGGCGGCGCGTCGGCCGTCACGGTCGGCAACTTCGATGGCGTGCACCGCGGCCACCAGGCGATGCTGGCGCTGCTCAAGAGCGAGGCCGAGCACCGCGACCTGCTCAGCACCGTGCTGACCTTCGAGCCCCATCCGCGCGACTTCTTCGCCGCGCGTGCCGGCACCCCGGCCAAGGCGCCGGCGCGCATCGCCACGCTGCGCGACAAGCTCGGCGAACTGGCGCGCTGCGGCGTGCAGCGCGTCGTCGTGCTGCGCTTCGACCAGACCTTCGCCGACCAGTCGCCGCAGGCCTTCATCGACGACGTGCTGCTGCGCGGCGTGAAGGCGCGCTACGTGCTGGTGGGCGACGACTTCTGCTTCGGCGCGAAGCGGGCCGGCGACTACGCGATGCTCGACGCCGCCGGCGAACGCCAGGGCTTCGACGTGGCGCGGATGATGAGCTACGAGGTGCACGGCCTGCGCGTCAGCAGCTCGGCGGTGCGCGAGGCGCTGGGCGCCGGCGACATGGCGCTGGTCACCCGCCTGCTGGGGCGGCCCTACAGCATCAGCGGCCACGTCACCCACGGCCGCAAGCTGGGCCGCGAGCTCGGCGCCGGCCCGGACGGCGGCGACGGCTTCCGCACGCTGAACCTGCGTTTCCCCCACCCCAAGCCGGCCGCGCACGGCATCTACGTCGTGCGCACCCACGGCCTGACCGCCGAGCCGCTCGACGGTGTGGCCAGCTTGGGGGCCCGCCCCACGGTGGACGACAGCGGCCGGGTGCTCCTCGAAGTGCACTGCCTGGACTGGCCTGCGCACCTGGGCGCCGAGGGGGGCTACGGTAAACTCGTCCGCGTGGAACTGCTGCACAAGCTACGCGACGAAGCCCGCTACGACGGGCTCGCTGCGCTGACCGCCGCGATCGCGCAGGACGTGAGCCAGGCGCGCCAGTGGCTGACGAGCAGCCCGCACGCGGCCCATGCGGCCGAGCGCCGCCAGACCACCCGCGATCGAATTCAGGGCCGCTGA